A single region of the Salvia miltiorrhiza cultivar Shanhuang (shh) chromosome 8, IMPLAD_Smil_shh, whole genome shotgun sequence genome encodes:
- the LOC131000712 gene encoding mitogen-activated protein kinase homolog NTF6: MEKENEIESNASAVQVKGVPIHGGRFIQYNVLGNLFEVPSKYAPPITPVGRGAYGLVCSATNAETMEEVAIKRIANAFDNRIDAKRTLREIKLLTHMDHENVIKIKDIIRPPDKADFNDVYIAYELMDTDLHQIICSTQELTEDHCQYFLYQLLRGLKYVHSAGVLHRDLKPSNLLLNSNCDLKICDFGLARTSSETDFMTEYVVTRWYRAPELLLNCSEYTAAIDMWSVGCILMEIIKREPLFPGKDYIQQLGLITELLGSPEDSDLGFLRSDNAQRYIKQLPHVPKQPFPQKFRGVSPVAIDLAGRMLVFDPAKRITVEEALNHPFLSSLHEINEEPTCPSPFVFDFEQSSLCEEDIKELIWMESLNFNPE, translated from the exons ATGGAAAAGGAAAACGAAATCGAATCCAATGCTTCAGCTGTTCAAGTAAAAGGCGTTCCAATCCATGGCGGAAGATTCATTCAGTACAACGTCCTCGGCAACCTCTTCGAGGTCCCCTCCAAATACGCGCCGCCGATCACTCCCGTCGGCCGCGGCGCTTACGGTCTCGTTTG CTCTGCTACCAATGCCGAGACGATGGAGGAGGTGGCGATTAAGAGAATCGCGAATGCGTTCGATAACAGGATTGATGCGAAGCGAACCTTGCGCGAGATCAAGCTGCTTACGCACATGGATCATGAGAAT GTTATTAAAATTAAGGATATTATACGACCACCGGATAAAGCGGATTTTAATGACGTCTACATTGCTTATGAGTTAATGGATACTGATCTGCACCAGATAATATGCTCGACACAGGAACTGACAGAGGATCATTGCCAA TATTTCCTTTATCAGTTATTGCGGGGACTTAAATATGTACATTCTGCTGGTGTTCTACACCGAGATCTGAAGCCCAGCAATTTACTCCTGAATTCTAACTGTGATCTCAAGATTTGTGACTTCGGACTtgcaagaaccagctcagagacAGATTTTATGACTGAGTATGTTGTAACCCGATGGTATCGAGCTCCTGAATTATTACTCAACTGTTCCGAGTATACTGCAGCAATTGATATGTGGTCAGTTGGTTGCATATTGATGGAGATCATTAAAAGAGAACCTCTTTTTCCGGGTAAAGACTACATCCAGCAGCTGGGGCTGATAACTGAG TTATTGGGTTCCCCTGAAGATTCTGATCTTGGATTTTTAAGGAGTGACAATGCTCAAAGGTACATCAAGCAGCTTCCTCATGTTCCCAAGCAACCATTTCCTCAGAAGTTCCGAGGTGTATCCCCTGTGGCGATAGATCTTGCAGGGAGAATGCTCGTATTTGATCCAGCTAAGCGTATTACTG TTGAGGAGGCACTGAATCATCCGTTTTTATCGAGTCTCCATGAGATCAACGAGGAGCCTACTTGCCCTTCTCCCTTTGTGTTCGATTTTGAACAATCATCCTTATGCGAAGAGGACATAAAGGAGCTAATATGGATGGAGTCACTCAATTTCAACCCGGAATAG